One region of Streptomyces sp. CG4 genomic DNA includes:
- a CDS encoding geranyl diphosphate 2-C-methyltransferase: MSTTPAPVLRTAYQRSVADYWNAEKNPVNLRLGDVDGLYHHHYGIGEYDPSVLDGPEDTRDERIIAELHRLESAQADVLLDHLGPIAPGHRLLDAGCGRGGTSIMANARFGCQVDGVSISEAQVEFASGQARKRGVDDKVRYHFRNMLDTGLPTGAFQGIWNNESTMYVDLFDLFAEHARQLAFGGRYVVITGCYNDVTGGRSKAVSRIDEHYTCNIHPRSAYFKAMAANGLVPMNVVDLTDATIPYWELRAKSSLVTGVEEPFLTAYKEGSFHYLLIAADRV, from the coding sequence CTGCCCCCGTCCTGCGCACCGCGTACCAGCGATCCGTGGCGGACTACTGGAACGCCGAGAAGAACCCGGTCAACCTGCGCCTGGGCGACGTAGACGGTCTCTACCACCACCACTACGGGATCGGCGAGTACGACCCCTCCGTCCTGGACGGCCCCGAGGACACCCGTGACGAGCGCATCATCGCCGAACTCCACCGGCTGGAGTCGGCCCAGGCCGATGTCCTGCTGGACCACCTCGGCCCCATCGCCCCCGGTCACCGCCTGCTGGACGCCGGCTGCGGCCGTGGCGGCACCAGCATCATGGCCAACGCCCGCTTCGGCTGCCAGGTCGACGGCGTCTCCATCTCCGAGGCCCAGGTCGAGTTCGCGAGCGGCCAGGCCCGCAAGCGGGGCGTGGACGACAAGGTGAGGTACCACTTCCGCAACATGCTGGACACCGGCCTGCCGACCGGCGCGTTCCAGGGCATCTGGAACAACGAATCCACCATGTACGTCGACCTGTTCGACCTCTTCGCCGAGCACGCCCGCCAACTGGCCTTCGGTGGCCGCTATGTCGTCATCACGGGCTGCTACAACGACGTGACGGGCGGCCGCTCCAAGGCCGTCAGCCGCATCGACGAGCACTACACCTGCAACATCCACCCGCGCAGCGCCTACTTCAAGGCCATGGCTGCCAACGGCCTCGTCCCGATGAACGTCGTCGACCTCACGGACGCGACCATCCCCTACTGGGAGCTGCGCGCCAAGTCCTCGCTGGTCACGGGTGTTGAGGAGCCGTTCCTGACGGCGTACAAGGAGGGCAGCTTCCACTACCTGCTGATCGCGGCGGACCGGGTCTGA
- a CDS encoding pyridoxamine 5'-phosphate oxidase family protein, which produces MNHDERAERPGSHGEHLVQRELGTVARADRFYEEQVLDRLNLRMREFVARQEMFFLATADGRGECDSTFRAGPPGFLRVLDDMTLAYPEYRGNGVMASLGNIRENPHVGILMIDFARDRIGLHVNGRARLVADERMRQTHPHLPVDPVPGRLPQVWVEVAVEEAYIHCSKHIPRLVKAPLRQNTTGEGGAAADSEQAWGTDDVRRKGGDYFGAAMARARSV; this is translated from the coding sequence TTGAACCACGATGAGCGGGCAGAACGGCCCGGAAGCCACGGCGAGCACCTGGTCCAGCGGGAGTTGGGAACCGTCGCCCGGGCCGACCGGTTCTACGAGGAACAGGTGCTCGACAGGCTCAACCTTCGGATGCGGGAGTTCGTCGCCCGCCAGGAGATGTTCTTCCTCGCCACGGCAGACGGCCGCGGCGAGTGCGACAGCACCTTCCGGGCCGGGCCGCCGGGCTTTCTCCGGGTATTGGACGACATGACCCTGGCTTATCCGGAGTACCGCGGCAATGGCGTCATGGCATCGCTCGGCAACATCCGGGAGAACCCGCACGTCGGCATCCTGATGATCGACTTCGCCCGGGATCGCATCGGCCTGCATGTCAACGGCCGGGCCCGGTTGGTAGCCGATGAACGGATGCGTCAGACACATCCGCATCTACCGGTCGACCCGGTGCCCGGCCGTCTCCCCCAGGTGTGGGTGGAGGTGGCGGTCGAGGAGGCGTACATCCACTGCTCGAAACACATACCGAGGCTGGTCAAGGCGCCTCTGCGGCAGAACACCACCGGGGAGGGCGGTGCGGCCGCCGACAGCGAGCAGGCGTGGGGCACCGACGACGTCAGGCGCAAGGGCGGCGACTACTTCGGCGCAGCCATGGCCCGGGCCCGGTCGGTCTGA